A genomic segment from bacterium encodes:
- a CDS encoding lipocalin-like domain-containing protein, which produces MSLPAPATEADELIGAWKLVSWQVIAENEPPRDVFGAHPKGFLILTREGRSIVVTTAESRRAGMGDAERAALHKSMLAYSGKYRVEGNTFIIIVDVSWNEEWNGTEQRRLFRVEGDKLFIESVPAQSIVSPDRIDFRRIVWEREGAARAGRLRADPK; this is translated from the coding sequence ATGAGTCTCCCTGCTCCTGCAACAGAGGCCGATGAACTCATCGGTGCCTGGAAGCTCGTGTCATGGCAGGTGATCGCCGAAAACGAGCCACCGCGAGACGTTTTTGGAGCGCACCCCAAGGGGTTCCTGATTCTGACGCGCGAAGGGCGCAGCATCGTGGTGACGACCGCCGAAAGCCGTCGCGCGGGAATGGGCGACGCCGAACGGGCTGCGCTGCATAAATCAATGCTCGCGTACAGTGGCAAGTACCGCGTCGAAGGCAATACCTTCATCATCATCGTCGATGTCTCGTGGAATGAGGAGTGGAATGGCACCGAACAGCGGCGTCTTTTTCGAGTCGAAGGCGACAAGCTCTTCATCGAGTCGGTGCCGGCGCAGAGTATCGTGTCTCCCGATAGGATCGACTTTCGCAGGATCGTCTGGGAACGAGAGGGAGCAGCGCGTGCGGGTCGGCTCCGCGCTGATCCAAAGTGA
- a CDS encoding VOC family protein — MEVLFIAGFGPIVREAAASRRLYGQTFGIPFKEEKGGYLHTEVLKGAKSFALWPLSEASQSCYGKDSWPSDVPIPQAWIEFEVDNVEEATAELESRGYRMLVKNKKEPWGQTVSRFIGPEGILVGITFTPWMRDEK; from the coding sequence ATGGAAGTCTTGTTCATTGCGGGCTTTGGCCCGATCGTCCGTGAAGCGGCGGCAAGCCGCAGGCTGTACGGCCAGACCTTCGGTATTCCCTTCAAGGAGGAGAAGGGTGGTTACCTTCATACGGAGGTTCTGAAAGGCGCAAAGAGTTTCGCCCTGTGGCCACTCTCTGAGGCATCTCAGTCTTGCTACGGCAAGGATTCTTGGCCGAGCGATGTTCCGATCCCGCAAGCCTGGATTGAGTTTGAGGTTGACAATGTCGAAGAGGCCACGGCCGAGCTTGAATCACGAGGTTATCGAATGCTAGTCAAGAACAAGAAGGAGCCGTGGGGCCAGACTGTCAGTCGTTTCATCGGGCCGGAAGGAATATTGGTAGGGATCACCTTCACGCCATGGATGCGAGACGAGAAATAG
- a CDS encoding amidohydrolase family protein: MRNLREDISYTLSGWTYPVTFLNLLLEVGADRILFSADYPFLSIAEARTFLERLPVSPADKERIAHGTAERLLRM, from the coding sequence ATGCGAAATCTCCGCGAGGACATCTCCTACACGCTCAGTGGTTGGACCTATCCCGTGACGTTTCTCAACTTATTGCTGGAGGTTGGAGCCGATCGAATCCTGTTCTCCGCTGACTATCCCTTTCTCTCGATAGCGGAAGCTCGCACCTTCCTGGAACGACTTCCGGTCAGCCCGGCCGACAAAGAGCGGATCGCTCACGGGACCGCCGAGCGCCTTCTTCGGATGTAA